A single genomic interval of Haloterrigena salifodinae harbors:
- a CDS encoding acyltransferase: MTDEMDSRHDRIRHHPTAGPGNSLADWTRARNPLRVAISYVAVWLIRISPSLRLKRWLLRRLGAAVGPGVSWGLEATPDVFWPDLITVEREAIVGYDATILCHEFLQDEYRTGEVVIGERAMIGAGAIVLPGVEIGANARVAANSLVTRDVPPGTTVAGVPAEPAGSSAADDASAEAAGDSGTDDSEPGDDETDPGDVGVGSADGTDV; encoded by the coding sequence GTGACTGACGAGATGGACTCGCGCCACGACCGCATCCGGCACCATCCGACCGCGGGGCCGGGCAACTCGCTCGCCGACTGGACGCGCGCGCGCAACCCGCTCCGGGTCGCAATCTCCTACGTCGCCGTCTGGCTGATCCGAATCTCGCCGAGCCTCCGCCTCAAGCGGTGGCTGTTGCGCCGACTCGGCGCCGCCGTCGGTCCCGGCGTCTCTTGGGGGCTCGAGGCCACGCCGGACGTCTTCTGGCCCGACCTGATCACCGTCGAACGCGAGGCGATTGTCGGCTACGATGCGACGATCCTCTGTCACGAGTTCCTCCAGGACGAGTACCGCACGGGCGAGGTCGTGATCGGCGAACGCGCGATGATCGGCGCCGGCGCGATCGTCCTCCCGGGCGTCGAGATCGGCGCGAACGCGCGGGTCGCCGCCAACTCGCTTGTCACCCGGGACGTGCCACCGGGAACGACCGTGGCCGGCGTCCCGGCCGAACCGGCCGGCTCGAGTGCCGCAGACGACGCGAGCGCCGAGGCGGCTGGCGATTCCGGAACCGACGATAGCGAACCGGGAGACGACGAGACCGATCCCGGAGACGTCGGGGTCGGATCCGCCGACGGGACCGACGTCTGA
- a CDS encoding NAD(P)/FAD-dependent oxidoreductase: protein MTENVVVLGAGYAGAGAINKLQSELGGNARLTWIADVDYHLVLHESHRVIRDPDVRSDITFPVTQIADPSTRFIQDEVVGLDVDDQVVELADSEDVEYDYVLVGLGSQTAYYGIPGLEEHSLTLKSLDDALEIHDTVKEASQEATRGEPAQVVIGGAGLSGIQTAGEIAEFRDNHRAPIEIHLVEALEEIFPGNDPEIQQALRDLLEEAGVQIHTDDPITEATEDHIEFDEGEPLDHDVLVWTGGITGRDAFDDADLENEHNRLNTEANFQTSDERVFAIGDSAIINQGDQPAPPTAQAAWQAAEVAGENISRAIENRPLRTWEHEDKGTVISVGDKAVAHEVKPAFGVSLPVDTFGGAPAKNLKKMIAARWIADITSWNEARKSWSSL, encoded by the coding sequence ATGACTGAGAACGTCGTCGTACTCGGAGCCGGTTACGCCGGTGCCGGTGCGATCAACAAGCTCCAGTCGGAGCTCGGGGGTAATGCACGGCTGACCTGGATCGCTGACGTCGACTATCATCTGGTTCTTCACGAATCCCACCGCGTCATTCGGGATCCGGACGTCCGCTCGGATATCACCTTCCCGGTCACCCAGATCGCCGATCCGTCGACCCGGTTCATCCAGGACGAGGTCGTCGGCCTCGACGTCGACGATCAGGTCGTCGAACTCGCTGACAGTGAGGACGTCGAATACGACTACGTTCTCGTCGGTCTGGGCAGCCAGACTGCCTATTACGGCATTCCCGGCCTCGAGGAGCACTCGCTGACGCTGAAGAGTCTCGACGACGCCCTCGAGATCCACGATACCGTCAAGGAGGCCAGCCAGGAGGCCACCCGCGGCGAGCCCGCACAGGTCGTCATCGGTGGCGCCGGCCTCTCGGGTATCCAGACCGCCGGCGAGATCGCGGAGTTCCGCGACAACCACCGCGCGCCGATCGAGATCCACCTCGTCGAGGCCCTAGAGGAGATCTTCCCCGGTAACGACCCCGAGATCCAGCAGGCCCTGCGCGACCTGCTCGAGGAAGCGGGCGTCCAGATCCACACGGACGACCCGATCACCGAGGCTACCGAGGACCACATCGAGTTCGACGAGGGCGAGCCCCTCGATCACGACGTCCTCGTCTGGACCGGCGGCATCACCGGCCGCGACGCCTTCGACGACGCCGACCTCGAGAACGAGCACAACCGCCTCAACACCGAGGCTAACTTCCAGACCTCCGACGAGCGCGTCTTCGCTATCGGCGACTCGGCGATAATCAACCAGGGCGACCAGCCCGCACCGCCGACCGCACAGGCCGCCTGGCAGGCCGCCGAGGTCGCCGGCGAAAACATCTCCCGTGCCATCGAGAACCGTCCGCTGCGGACCTGGGAGCACGAGGACAAGGGGACCGTCATCTCCGTCGGCGACAAGGCCGTCGCCCACGAGGTCAAGCCGGCGTTCGGCGTCTCCCTGCCCGTCGACACGTTCGGCGGCGCCCCCGCGAAGAACCTCAAGAAGATGATCGCGGCCCGCTGGATCGCGGACATCACCTCCTGGAACGAGGCCCGCAAGTCCTGGTCGTCGCTGTAA
- the rocF gene encoding arginase, producing MATTVRIIGAPMDYGADRRGVDMGPSAIRYAEVADRLSDAGVTAVDDGDLLIPRAEERDPNTDEPIEGTAKFLREVEGVCTRLEERVAETLADGEFPLVLGGDHSVAIGSMRGSAREADLGAIWFDAHADLNTPATSPSGNVHGMPLAATLGRGAFGDLSWARAPRVREESIAYVGLRSIDERERELVRDSEMTAYTMADIDERGMTTVVEDALDVATDSTDGVHVSLDLDWVDPKTAPGVGTPVRGGVTYREAHAALETVSERHAAEEIVRSMDVVEVNPILDEGNETATIAAELTASAFGNRIL from the coding sequence ATGGCTACGACCGTCAGAATCATCGGTGCGCCGATGGACTACGGGGCGGATCGCCGCGGCGTGGACATGGGACCGTCGGCGATCAGGTACGCCGAGGTGGCCGATCGGCTCTCGGACGCCGGCGTCACCGCCGTCGACGATGGCGACCTCTTGATTCCGCGGGCCGAGGAGCGCGATCCCAACACTGATGAGCCGATCGAGGGGACGGCGAAGTTCCTCCGGGAGGTCGAGGGCGTCTGTACGCGGCTGGAAGAACGAGTCGCGGAAACGTTGGCGGACGGCGAGTTTCCGCTCGTGCTGGGCGGGGACCACTCGGTCGCCATCGGTTCGATGCGCGGTTCGGCCCGCGAGGCGGACCTCGGCGCGATCTGGTTCGACGCCCACGCGGACCTCAACACGCCCGCGACGTCGCCCAGCGGCAACGTCCACGGGATGCCGCTGGCCGCGACGCTGGGCCGGGGCGCCTTCGGCGACCTGTCGTGGGCCCGCGCGCCGCGCGTCCGCGAGGAATCGATCGCCTACGTCGGCCTCCGGAGCATCGACGAGCGCGAGCGCGAACTGGTCCGCGACAGTGAGATGACAGCGTACACGATGGCCGACATCGACGAGCGGGGGATGACCACCGTCGTCGAAGACGCCCTCGACGTCGCGACCGACAGCACCGACGGCGTCCACGTCAGCCTCGACTTAGACTGGGTCGATCCCAAGACCGCGCCGGGGGTTGGCACGCCGGTCCGCGGCGGCGTCACCTACCGGGAAGCTCACGCCGCACTCGAGACCGTCTCCGAGCGCCACGCGGCCGAGGAGATCGTCCGGTCGATGGACGTCGTCGAGGTCAATCCGATTCTGGACGAGGGCAACGAGACCGCAACCATCGCGGCCGAACTCACCGCGAGCGCATTCGGAAACCGAATCCTCTGA
- a CDS encoding metal-dependent transcriptional regulator produces MMLSDVMEDYLKTIYQLQRETDDRIKTSAIADELDVTSPTVTSMLDKLEERGLVDREKYRGVTLTDEGETVALEVVRHHRLLEAYLTEHLDYDWAEVHEEADRLEHHISEDFEARVADVLGEPTVDPHGAPIPGADLEPPERPDGESVTSFSAGDTVIVEEVADRDADVLSYLAEHGVRPGVELEIVEVAPFGMITARSSDHDSDVSLPESVAHHVRVTEPPELEQ; encoded by the coding sequence ATGATGCTGAGCGACGTGATGGAGGACTACCTCAAGACGATCTACCAGCTCCAGCGCGAGACCGACGACCGGATCAAGACGTCGGCCATCGCCGACGAGCTGGACGTCACGTCGCCGACGGTCACCAGCATGCTCGACAAACTCGAGGAGCGGGGGCTCGTCGACCGCGAGAAGTACAGGGGCGTCACCCTGACCGACGAGGGCGAAACCGTCGCCCTCGAGGTCGTCCGTCACCACCGGCTGCTCGAGGCCTATCTCACCGAACATCTCGACTACGACTGGGCGGAGGTCCACGAGGAGGCCGACCGGCTCGAGCACCACATCAGCGAGGACTTCGAGGCCCGCGTCGCGGACGTCCTCGGCGAACCGACGGTCGACCCCCACGGCGCGCCGATCCCCGGCGCCGACCTCGAGCCGCCCGAACGCCCCGATGGCGAATCCGTCACCTCGTTCTCGGCGGGCGACACCGTGATCGTCGAGGAGGTCGCCGACCGCGACGCCGACGTCCTCTCTTACCTCGCCGAACACGGGGTCAGACCCGGCGTCGAACTCGAGATCGTCGAGGTCGCCCCCTTCGGGATGATTACCGCCCGCTCGAGCGACCACGACTCCGACGTCTCTCTGCCCGAGTCCGTCGCCCACCACGTCCGCGTCACCGAGCCGCCGGAACTCGAACAGTAG
- a CDS encoding Rrf2 family transcriptional regulator, which produces MSSIELTPSQKKILRALTNLHKESEAAIKGEDIAEQVDRNPGTIRNQMQSLKALQLVEGVPGPKGGYKPTASAYEALEIQQMDDPASVPIEHEGEPIDDVIVEEIDLSSVHHPELCRAEIHMQGSMGEIHEDDAVTVGPTPLSKLLIEGRVDGKDDTNNILILRIEDMVAPAEEPSH; this is translated from the coding sequence ATGTCATCCATCGAACTCACCCCCAGCCAGAAGAAGATCCTCCGTGCACTGACGAATCTGCACAAGGAGTCCGAAGCCGCGATCAAAGGCGAGGATATCGCCGAACAGGTCGACCGCAACCCCGGGACGATCCGTAACCAGATGCAGAGTCTCAAAGCCCTCCAACTCGTCGAGGGCGTACCCGGCCCCAAAGGGGGGTACAAACCCACCGCCTCCGCCTACGAGGCCCTCGAGATTCAGCAGATGGACGACCCGGCCTCGGTCCCGATCGAACACGAGGGCGAACCCATCGACGACGTCATCGTCGAGGAGATCGACCTCTCGAGCGTCCACCACCCCGAACTCTGCCGCGCCGAGATCCACATGCAGGGTTCGATGGGCGAGATCCACGAGGACGACGCCGTCACCGTCGGCCCGACCCCGCTGTCGAAGCTCCTCATCGAGGGCCGCGTCGACGGCAAGGACGACACGAACAACATCCTCATCCTGCGGATCGAAGACATGGTCGCCCCGGCCGAAGAGCCGTCCCACTAA
- the gyrA gene encoding DNA gyrase subunit A, producing MSSDVPDPTDVQARAVENVRIEDEMEQSYIDYAMSVIAGRALPRVEDGLKPVHRRILYAMHEMGVSSGSSHRKSSSIVGETMGDYHPHGDSAIYDTLVRMAQDFSMRYPLVDGQGNFGSMDGDPAAAQRYTEARMSSISEELLEDIDKDTVDFSANYDDRLQEPDVLPAAFPNLLVNGSSGIAVGMSTNIPPHNLGEVIDATIELIDDPDATVEDLMDHVKGPDFPTGANIVGRDAIYSAYKTGRGRLRVRAEFEVEEWKNGRERIVITELPFQANKARLVERIAEDVNEGELEGISDLRDESDRDGVRIVIELKRGANSEVVKNRLLENHLERTFGVINLALVDGQPRVLSLKETLEEYVAHRREVVRRRSEYDLEEAEDRAHILEGRLTAVENADDVVELIRNSETRSDAKENLQDAYDFSTDQADHIVRMQLGSLTSMETTEIEEEYEEVQAEIERLNAILESEEELLSVIKDELREIKEEYGDERRTSIVEDQGTVTHEDLIPEEEVFVVMTEDDYVKRMPIDQFDPQGRGGKGIIGADVKEGDRVSTVFRANTHDYLLCFTNQGKVYQLKTYEIPEMGRTARGKSAVNILDLDPGEDITAIVDTDAFGDGEFVTMATRHGYVKRTAGGEFDNIRSTGIIAADLEEGDELVDVEVTDGSQDLVIATEGGMTIRFDEDEVRAMGRNARGVNGIKLQGDDAVAGLVATDEADGQALLTVTRNGYGKRTRLSEYRTQSRYGKGLIDIKTGDRNGHVTAVKAVDDDDQLVMMSEDGQIVRTRVDEISTVGRNTMGVIVMDVEDGDAVASVDDIPAAATEDVDADADTEEN from the coding sequence ATGAGTTCAGACGTACCCGATCCGACTGACGTACAGGCACGAGCGGTAGAGAACGTCCGCATCGAGGACGAGATGGAGCAGAGCTACATCGACTACGCGATGTCCGTCATCGCGGGTCGTGCGCTCCCGCGCGTTGAGGACGGCCTGAAGCCCGTCCACCGACGCATCCTCTACGCGATGCACGAGATGGGCGTCTCGAGCGGCTCCTCCCACCGCAAGTCCTCCTCGATCGTCGGGGAGACGATGGGTGACTACCACCCCCACGGCGACAGCGCGATCTACGACACCCTGGTCCGGATGGCCCAGGACTTCTCGATGCGCTATCCGCTGGTCGACGGTCAGGGGAACTTCGGATCGATGGACGGCGATCCGGCCGCCGCCCAGCGGTACACCGAGGCGAGGATGTCCTCGATCTCCGAGGAACTGCTCGAGGACATCGACAAGGACACCGTCGACTTCTCGGCGAACTACGACGACCGCCTGCAAGAGCCCGACGTACTCCCGGCGGCGTTCCCGAACCTCCTCGTGAACGGCTCCTCGGGGATCGCGGTCGGGATGTCGACGAACATCCCGCCGCACAACTTGGGTGAGGTCATCGATGCGACGATCGAGTTGATCGACGACCCCGACGCGACGGTCGAGGACCTGATGGACCACGTCAAGGGGCCCGACTTCCCGACCGGCGCGAACATCGTCGGCCGCGACGCCATCTACTCGGCGTACAAGACTGGCCGCGGACGGCTCCGCGTCCGCGCCGAGTTCGAGGTCGAGGAGTGGAAGAACGGCCGCGAGCGGATCGTCATCACGGAACTGCCGTTCCAGGCCAACAAGGCCCGTCTTGTCGAGCGCATCGCCGAGGACGTCAACGAGGGCGAGCTCGAGGGAATCTCCGACCTGCGCGACGAATCCGACCGCGACGGCGTCCGCATCGTCATCGAACTCAAGCGCGGCGCCAACAGCGAGGTCGTCAAGAACCGCCTGCTCGAGAACCACTTAGAGCGAACCTTCGGCGTCATCAACCTCGCGCTGGTCGACGGCCAGCCGCGAGTGCTCTCGCTGAAGGAGACCTTGGAGGAGTACGTCGCCCACCGCCGCGAGGTCGTTCGCCGGCGCAGCGAGTACGACCTCGAGGAGGCCGAGGATCGGGCCCACATCCTCGAGGGGCGGCTGACCGCCGTCGAGAACGCCGACGACGTCGTCGAGCTGATCCGCAACAGCGAGACTCGATCGGACGCGAAGGAGAACCTGCAGGATGCCTACGACTTCTCCACGGATCAGGCCGACCACATCGTCCGGATGCAACTCGGCAGCCTCACCTCGATGGAGACCACCGAGATCGAAGAGGAGTACGAGGAGGTCCAGGCCGAGATCGAACGCCTGAACGCCATCCTCGAGAGCGAGGAAGAGCTGCTGTCGGTCATCAAGGACGAACTCCGCGAGATCAAAGAGGAGTACGGCGACGAGCGGCGCACCTCGATCGTCGAGGATCAGGGGACGGTCACCCACGAGGACCTCATCCCCGAGGAGGAGGTCTTCGTCGTCATGACCGAGGACGACTACGTCAAGCGGATGCCCATCGACCAGTTCGACCCCCAGGGTCGGGGCGGCAAGGGAATCATCGGCGCGGACGTCAAGGAGGGTGACCGCGTCTCGACGGTGTTCCGCGCGAACACCCACGATTACCTGCTGTGCTTTACCAACCAGGGGAAGGTCTACCAGCTCAAGACCTACGAGATCCCCGAGATGGGCCGAACCGCCCGCGGCAAGTCGGCGGTCAACATCCTCGATCTCGACCCCGGCGAGGATATCACGGCCATCGTCGACACCGACGCCTTCGGCGACGGCGAGTTCGTGACGATGGCCACCCGCCACGGCTACGTCAAGCGAACCGCCGGCGGAGAGTTCGATAACATCCGCTCGACGGGGATCATCGCCGCCGATCTGGAGGAGGGCGACGAGCTCGTCGACGTCGAGGTCACCGACGGCTCGCAGGATCTGGTCATCGCCACCGAAGGCGGGATGACGATCCGTTTCGACGAGGACGAAGTCCGCGCGATGGGACGGAACGCTCGCGGGGTCAACGGGATCAAGCTCCAGGGCGACGACGCGGTCGCCGGACTGGTCGCGACCGACGAAGCGGACGGCCAGGCCCTGTTGACCGTCACTCGGAACGGGTACGGCAAGCGGACCCGGCTCTCGGAGTATCGCACCCAGTCGCGGTACGGCAAGGGACTGATCGACATCAAGACGGGCGACCGAAACGGCCACGTGACGGCCGTCAAGGCGGTCGACGACGACGATCAGCTGGTGATGATGAGCGAGGACGGCCAGATCGTCCGGACACGCGTCGACGAAATTTCGACGGTCGGGCGCAACACGATGGGCGTGATCGTCATGGACGTCGAGGACGGCGACGCGGTCGCCAGCGTCGACGACATCCCGGCGGCCGCGACGGAGGACGTCGATGCGGACGCCGACACCGAGGAGAACTGA